From the Thomasclavelia ramosa DSM 1402 genome, the window AAGAAGACCGAAAGCATAAGGAAAATTATAAAAAGAACAATCTGCATAATAATAGTGTGGTTTCCAGGTCCACATATATGGATGAAGATATTGATGATCTAAACCATCTCCATAAGCATCTTTTTGAGCCTGAATCATTAGTTCTTTGATCTCTTCTACTGACAAAGCACCAGTTTCTCTTTTTTCAAAAAAACGACTTTCAAATAAGTATCTAGAGTAGATATCGACGATTACTTGGGTAGCTCCTGATAATTCATCTTCTAATAAGCTTAGTTTCGTCTGATCATTAGCTTTTTTTAAAGCAGCTTTAGTTACAATTGTTTCGCAAAAAGTTGAAGCAGTCTCCGCAATTGGCATAGGATAGTCACTATTTAAAATAGATTCATCATTTAAACATTCACCATGGAAGCCATGACCTAGCTCGTGAGCCATCGTAATTGCATCAGAAAAGCTGTCACCATAATTTAATAAAAAACGACTTTCCTTGATACTATGAAGATTGCAACAAAAGGCTCCGCCAACTTTACCGCTTTGGGGATAAACATCAATCCAATTATTTTCAATTGCTTTTTTCGCAAAAGTACCTAAATGTTCAGAAAAGGTACTAAATTGATTAATAATAAATTGGCAGCTTTTTTCGTATGGATGACTGTCATGATCTTCGATAACAGGGGCATAAAGCTCAAACCAAGGTAATCCGTTTTGATATCCAAGGGCAGTAGCTTTAGTTTTTAGATAATCCCTAAAGACATTAAGGTTTTCTTGCATCACAGTTAATAAAACATCTAATGTTTCTTTTGACATTCGTGCATTGATAAGGGTTCTTTCTAGTTCATTTTCATATCCTCTTAATTTAGTAGTATAGAGTACTTCTCCTTTGATTCCGTTTAAACAAGCAGCAATAGCCTGTTCTTTATCTTGATAACTGTTTATTTCTGCTTGGTAAGCTTTTTTACGTATTTCGCGATCCTTATCATAGGCCATATTTAAAACCGAAGTTAGAGGGTAGGTTTGGTCCTCGATAGTTACTTCAATTGATGAAATTAATTGATCTTTTAGTTTGCTAAAAGCATTACTACCAGTATTTTGCATGTGTGCAATGATGCTCTCACTCTTTTTATCTAAAGTGTATTTTTGATTTTGCTGAATTTCTTTTAAAATAAATAGATGTTCCTTGATTAAGTTTGATTTTAATGAATCAAGCTTAAAAGTACTGATCCATTGTTGATTTAAGACTTCATCTTCAACAAAAGAAGCTAAAAGGTTATCTAGCTGATCGCTATATTTTAAAGCAATGCTATTTGTTGTATCGACTGATAAAGTTAAACTAATATAATTAGCTACTTTTTCAATTAGTTGATTTAATTTTATTAAATCGACTAAATAATTTTCTAATGATTTTTCATCATTGTT encodes:
- a CDS encoding M3 family oligoendopeptidase, encoding MKEWDLSKLYQSFDDSSFTTDFNQIIKLQKQINTYRNNNDEKSLENYLVDLIKLNQLIEKVANYISLTLSVDTTNSIALKYSDQLDNLLASFVEDEVLNQQWISTFKLDSLKSNLIKEHLFILKEIQQNQKYTLDKKSESIIAHMQNTGSNAFSKLKDQLISSIEVTIEDQTYPLTSVLNMAYDKDREIRKKAYQAEINSYQDKEQAIAACLNGIKGEVLYTTKLRGYENELERTLINARMSKETLDVLLTVMQENLNVFRDYLKTKATALGYQNGLPWFELYAPVIEDHDSHPYEKSCQFIINQFSTFSEHLGTFAKKAIENNWIDVYPQSGKVGGAFCCNLHSIKESRFLLNYGDSFSDAITMAHELGHGFHGECLNDESILNSDYPMPIAETASTFCETIVTKAALKKANDQTKLSLLEDELSGATQVIVDIYSRYLFESRFFEKRETGALSVEEIKELMIQAQKDAYGDGLDHQYLHPYMWTWKPHYYYADCSFYNFPYAFGLLLAKGLYTIYQKEGSKFSNTYEKLLSLTGKMSLEDVCSSVNINLKDKSFWQASINTFKEDLTLYKQLLNKDVISQ